The Hymenobacter oligotrophus genome segment TTACCGTAACTGCCCGCTTGAGCGTTTGATAACCCAAGAAGGAAACTGTAAGGCGGTAAGTGCCCGCTTCGGCGCCCGGAATGGTGAAGCTGCCATCGGGGTTTACGGCCGCGCCCACCCGCACCGAATCGGCCTGTAGGCGGGTAAGCAGCACGTTGGCGCCTATCAGCGGGGCTTGATCTTTGCTATCGAGCACGCGGCCGCTCACCGGGTAGGTTTGGGCCTGGGCTTGCGCGGCAGCAACAACAAATGGCAAGAGTATCCCTAGGGAGGCGTGTTTCATGACAGCGTAGCGTAGCCTGACGAGCGCCTTAGACAGCCCAAAGCCGCAAGCGTTTAATCGTCGGGGCGTATACGCAAAGCGCCGCCATTAGGTAGTTGCAGCTAATTGGCTGAAGTGCTACCGTTTGCGCACCAAAAATAATCCGTCGCGGATGGGCAAAAACACATTCTCGACGCGCTCATCCTGCTGCACAAAGTCGTTGAAGTCGCGCACGGCGTGGGCGTCTTTATCGGCTGGCTTGAGCGGGTAAGAGGGCAAGGCCTTGCCGCTCCACAGCACGTTGTCGATGAGAATAAACCCGCCCATACGCACTTGCGGCAGCACCAGCTCGTAGTACACGCGGTTGCGAATTTTGTCGGCGTCGATGAACACCATATCCCAGGTTTCGGCCAACGTCGGAATTACCTGCTCGGCGTCGCCGATGTACAGGTGCACGCGGCCACCTAGGCCCGCTTGCTCCACGTAGCGCTCCACGCGGCTGCGTAGCTCGGGGTTTTGCTCCACGGTGTGCAGCTCGCCGTCGGGTGCCAAGCCTTCGGCTAGGCATAGGGCCGAGTAGCCCGTAAACGTGCCCAGTTCCAGCACGCGCCTCGGTTGTACCATTTGGCTTAGCATGCTCAGCAGCCGACCCTGGTAGTGCCCCGACAACATGCGCGGCATCAGGGTTTGCAAATGCGTTTCGCGCACCAAGCGGCCAAGCAGCGGCGGCTCGGGCGAGGTGTGGTCGTCGGCGTATTGCTGAAGTTCGTCGGCGTGGTACATGGGCAGAGTTTGCGCGAAGCTACGCGGTGGTTTTTGCTAGAGCTAAAGAGCTAACCTTGGGGTTGAGGGGTTAGAGCTAGTTCCCCTCCTCAGATGAGGAGGGGCTAGGGGTGGTTGAAAAACTAGAACCAGAAGCTAGATCTAGTAACCGTTCAACGATCCGTCAACCACCCCTAACCCCTCCTCATCTGAGGAGGGGAACTAGCTCCTAATTCTAGCCCTAGCCTAAGCTTTTTGGCCATAGTAATTATCAAGCTTGAAACGGCACCAGCCGAAACTGCCACACGCCTTTGCCCGATTTGCCGGTTTCGAAAGCATGGCCGACGACGCGGTATAATCCCTCGTAGCGAAACACCAGCTCGTTGCTAAGCTCATCAAGCACTTTCCGAAAAACGCGCACGGGCAGGCCGGTTTCGGTGCTCTTCACCAAGGCTAGGTTACGGTCGTTCAGCACTTGATCTGACACTTGGTGCCCCGATTTTGGGTCGCGGCCGCCCTGGCCGGTGTAGATGATTTCGTCTTCGGTGAACACGTCGTCCTCGTACACCTGCGACATCACGATGCTCTCGGCGCCGGTGTGCTGCGAGCCGGCAATGCCCGCCCGCACCGGCCGGTGCATGCCCGACAAGCGCAGCTCGAGCCGGGAGCGAAACGTGTCGCCGGGCAAATACGAACCCACATGACCGAACTGCGGCTGCGCCATAATGCAAGTGTGGCGCGAAGACGTGCCCCGCGCCACCTAGGGTTAGCTGGGTTAAGTTTAGCGGCCTTGGCTGGTGCCGATCTTCGATTCGGGCACGTACTGCAACACGCTGAGCTGGTCTTCGCGCAGCACTTCGTTGGCGAGGTCTTGCAGCTCCGGCGAGGTTACTTCCCGGATTCGCTCGAATATTTCGTTGAGCGACTCCACGCGGCCTAGGTCGAGGGTGCTCTTGCCCAGCAGCTGCATCATACCGCCGTTGCTTTCTTCGGCCATGGCCAGCTGGCCCATCAGCTGCTCTTTGGCCATGTGCAGCTGCGCGGTAGTCAGGGGCTTTTCGCGCAGCAGGCGCAGCTCGCGCAGCACTAGCTGGGTGGTGCGCTCGAGGCGGGCTTTTTCGGTAGCGAAGTAAATACCGAACAACCCCGTGTCGGTGTAGGGCGCGTAGTTGGCGTCGATGCTGTACACAAAGCCGTACTTCTCGCGCACGGCCAGGTTCAGGCGCGAGTTCATGCCCGGCCCACCTAGGATGTTGGTGAGCATGAAAAAGGGCAGGCGGCGCGCATCGGGCAAGGCATAAGCCGGGCAGCCGATAAGCGAATGGGCCTGCGTAATGGGCTTTTGCTCGGTTTGGTGCTTGGGCTTGTAGTCGGCGAAGGGCAGGCGCGGGCGCGCACCCAATTGGGCCGGCAGCGGCGCCAAGTATTTATCGGCCAAGCGCCTTACTTGCTTAAACGGCAGGTTGCTCACCGAGCTAAACACCAGCCGATCGGTGCGCAGGTTTTCCTGCAGAAACCGGAAAAAGTCTTGTTGCTGAAAGGCCGATACGCTCTCGCGCGTACCCAGGATGTTGTGACCTAGGGAGTGCTCGCCGTACACCACCCCGTCGAAATCGTCGATGATAGCGTCCTCGGGCGTGTCGACGTACATCGACATTTCCTCCAGAATCACGCCGCGCTCTTTCTCAATTTCCTTCACCGGAAACACCGAGTTGAAGGTAAGGTCAGTCAGCAGCTCGAACGCCCGCTCGAAGTGCGTGCTCAGCAGCGAAGCGTAAAAGCAGATTTTCTCCTTGGTGGTGTAGGCGTTCAGCTCGCCGCCCACGGCTTCCAAGCGGTTGAGAATGTGAATGGAGCGGCGCTTTTCGGTGCCTTTGAAGGCCATGTGCTCCCAGAAGTGCGCCAAGCCGTACTGCTCGGGGCGTTCGTCGCGCGAGCCAATATCGAGTAGGAAACCGCAGTGGGCTACTTTGGTGTGCGGCACTTGCTTGTGCAGCACCCGAATGCCGTTGGGTAACTCGTAAAAATCGTATTCGAGCATGGATATGGAAATGCGGAACGGGGCTAAGCAGCGCCCAAAACGCTAAAAACCAGAGAAAGACAGTTGGTTGACCTAGGCTGGTGAGCCAAGGCAAAGGGCAGCAAAGGTACAACAGCAAAGTACGCCACTGTTACCTAGGTAAGTAATACGGCGCGGGGCACCTTAGCGTGCCGCTGCCACCGGCGCTGCCCACGCCTCGGCTTCGGCCAGCACACCTAGGAGCTGTTGGGTTTCGATGCCGTGGGCGCACCGGAAATGGCCTAGTGGGCACTTGCGGTAGCCGTGCAGGCCGCAGGGTTTACACTCCAGCTCCTCGGCAATTTCCACCACGCGGGCAAAGGAGCTAAGCGGGCCGAAGCCGAAATACGGTACCGTGGAGCAGAATACGGCGCAGGTAGGCGCATCCACGGCCGAGGCCAAGTGCTGCGGGGCCGAATCGTTGACGTAGTTGAGCACGGCGCCGCGCATCAGGGCCGCCGAAGCCAGCAACGACAGCTTGCCCGCCAGGTTTATTACCCGGGGCCGTCCGGCTTTTTCGAGCAAGTCCTGGCACTCGGCTGCATCGGGCGGGCCACCTAGCAAGTACACGGTGTAGTGCGCGGGCAAGGCCCGCAGCAGCTTAGCCCATTGCTCCCGCGGAAACTGCTTGGTAAACCATACCGAGGTAGGGGCAATGCAGATGTACGGGCCCGCCTCGGAGTAGGTCGCGGCGGCGGCCTCGTCGGCGGCGGTGGGGTAGAGGCGGGGGCGGGTAAGCGGAGCCGGTATGCCCGGCTCGAGCAGGCTAAGGTTGCGGCTCACCTCGTGCACCCCTGGCGCAAAGCCGTGGGGCAGCCGGTGCGTAAACAAAAAACTCAGCGGGTTCTTATCAAAACCAATGCGCTGCCGAGCACCCGAAAAAGCCGTGAGGAAGCCCGTGGAGGCAAAGCGTTGCAGGTTGATGACGCGCCCATAGTGGGTAGCGCGCACTTGCTGGAGCAGGCGCCACAAGCCCCCGTATTTTTCGTTCTTCTTATCCCACACCAGCACCTGCCGCACGTGCGGGTGGCCTTTCAGCAAACCTTCGTTGCCGCGGCGCACGAGCACGTCCACGGGCGTATCGGGCTCGGTTTCGTGCAGGCGCTCGAGCAATGCCGTAGCCAAAATCACATCGCCGATAAAGGCGGTCTGAATCAGCAAAATGGCTTGGTTAGCGGCTGGGCTTTGCATAGGATAAAGCAAGGATACAAATATACCTGCGGGCCGCTTTGCTGCAACTGTTATTGTACAATTTGCGAAAGCGGGCCTTTACCACCGGGCGCATCCTATGTTGCTACAACATATCGGCCCGAATAATTAGCTCCCGGGCGGGGCAGTTTGCCGTTAGCCCCTGGGTGCAAACTGCCAATTCCGGCCTTGGCACCTAGGGGCTAAAACCTAACTTGCACCCGGCTGCGCTGGCGGCCGCTATTCCGCACGCTAATACCCACTCCATGCGCTACGGCTCAATCTCCCCCGAACTCTTCGTCCACAACCGCCGCAACTTCGAGCGGCAACTGCTGCCCGGCTCGTTGGCCATATTCCACTCCAACGACATCATGCCTACCAACGCCGATGGCACCATGGCGTTCCGGCAAAACAACGACCTGTTCTACCTTTCGGGCGTCGATCAGGAAGAAAGCATCCTGGTCATCTTCCCCGATGCCAAGCTGCCGCAGTACCGCGAAATCCTGTTTCTGAAGGAAACCAGCGAGCATATTCTGGTGTGGGAAGGCTACAAGCTCACCAAAGAGCAAGCGCGCGAGCAGTCGGGCATCAAAACCATCATGTGGCTCGACTCTTTCAAGCAGGTGCTGCACGCCCTGATGAACGAGGCCGAGCACGTGTACCTGAACACGAACGAGCACATCCGCTCGGTGGTGGAGGTGCAAACCCGCGACGCCCGCTTTATCCGCGAAATCCGGGAGCAGTACCCGCTGCACAACTACAAGCGCGCCGCGCCCATTATGCACCAGCTGCGCGCCATCAAGAGCCAGGAGGAAATCCGGCTGATGCGCCGCGCCTGCGAAATCACGGGCAACGCGTTCCGCCGCTTGCTGGGCTTTGTGCGGCCCGGCGTGATGGAGTACGAAATCGAAGCCGAAATCTTCCACGAGTTCCTGCGCAGCGGCTCGCGCGGCCCCGCCTACGGCAGCATCATCGCCTCGGGCGCCAACGCCTGCATTCTGCACTACGTGAGCAACGACCGCGAATGCCACGACGGCGACGTGCTGCTGCTCGACTTCGGCGCGGAGTACGCCAACTACGCCGCCGACCTTTCGCGCTCCATCCCCGTGAACGGCAAGTTTACCGAGCGCCAGCGCCAAGTGTACGACGCGGTGCTGCGCGTGATGAAGTTTGCCAAATCGCAGCTGGTGGCCGGCAACAACATCGAGGATTACCACGCCGCCGTGGGCCGTACCATGGAGCAGGAGCTCATTGGCCTGGGCTTGCTCAGCCAAGGCGACGTGAACAACCAAGACCCCGCCGCGCCGCTGTACAAGAAGTACTTTATGCACGGCACCTCGCACTACCTAGGACTTGATGTGCACGATGTGGGCGCCAAGTACCGCACCTTCGAGCCGGGCATGGTGTACACCGTGGAGCCGGGCATCTACATCCGCGAGGAGGGCCTGGGTATCCGCCTCGAAAACGACGTGGTAATTACCCGCTCGCAGTGCGAAGACCTAATGGCCGACATTCCGCTGGAGGCCGACGACATCGAGCGCCTGATGGCCCAACGCTAGCAACACTTCATCTTGAAGTAATGCAAAACGCCGCCCCGGCCCGGGGCGGCGTTTTTCTTTTTTTGGCAGCGCCGGCAGGGCTTTGAGCAGTACGGCCAAACAAGGGCGCCAGCCGCTGGCACTCAGCAGGAACAGCCGCTTGTGCTACCCGCCGAACCGCAATAATATGCCCGAAAACACAACTAAGTAAGGCTTTGAAAAGTATAGTGTGGCGTTAATGTATGGGATGCAATAGCGTATTTCGCGCCCCAAACTGCTTTTCCTCACTTAAGCGTTTCGCTCATGAAACACCTTATAACCACATCTGTCCTGGGTCTGGCGCTGCTGGCGGCGGCCCCGCGCGGACAAGCGCAAAACGCCGACCGTCGTTGGGGCCTGGGCCTCAACGTAAGCACGTTTCAGTACAAAGGCAACTTCGGTTCGGAGTACTGGAAGCTCGATCAGGCGGAGTTTGGTCCCGGCCTCAGCATCAACCGCTACATTTCGCCGGGCCTCGACATGGGCCTGCACCTGAGCTACGTGGAGCTAAAGCACACCACCGCGCAGGG includes the following:
- a CDS encoding aminopeptidase P N-terminal domain-containing protein encodes the protein MRYGSISPELFVHNRRNFERQLLPGSLAIFHSNDIMPTNADGTMAFRQNNDLFYLSGVDQEESILVIFPDAKLPQYREILFLKETSEHILVWEGYKLTKEQAREQSGIKTIMWLDSFKQVLHALMNEAEHVYLNTNEHIRSVVEVQTRDARFIREIREQYPLHNYKRAAPIMHQLRAIKSQEEIRLMRRACEITGNAFRRLLGFVRPGVMEYEIEAEIFHEFLRSGSRGPAYGSIIASGANACILHYVSNDRECHDGDVLLLDFGAEYANYAADLSRSIPVNGKFTERQRQVYDAVLRVMKFAKSQLVAGNNIEDYHAAVGRTMEQELIGLGLLSQGDVNNQDPAAPLYKKYFMHGTSHYLGLDVHDVGAKYRTFEPGMVYTVEPGIYIREEGLGIRLENDVVITRSQCEDLMADIPLEADDIERLMAQR
- a CDS encoding M16 family metallopeptidase, with product MLEYDFYELPNGIRVLHKQVPHTKVAHCGFLLDIGSRDERPEQYGLAHFWEHMAFKGTEKRRSIHILNRLEAVGGELNAYTTKEKICFYASLLSTHFERAFELLTDLTFNSVFPVKEIEKERGVILEEMSMYVDTPEDAIIDDFDGVVYGEHSLGHNILGTRESVSAFQQQDFFRFLQENLRTDRLVFSSVSNLPFKQVRRLADKYLAPLPAQLGARPRLPFADYKPKHQTEQKPITQAHSLIGCPAYALPDARRLPFFMLTNILGGPGMNSRLNLAVREKYGFVYSIDANYAPYTDTGLFGIYFATEKARLERTTQLVLRELRLLREKPLTTAQLHMAKEQLMGQLAMAEESNGGMMQLLGKSTLDLGRVESLNEIFERIREVTSPELQDLANEVLREDQLSVLQYVPESKIGTSQGR
- a CDS encoding glycosyltransferase family 9 protein; its protein translation is MQSPAANQAILLIQTAFIGDVILATALLERLHETEPDTPVDVLVRRGNEGLLKGHPHVRQVLVWDKKNEKYGGLWRLLQQVRATHYGRVINLQRFASTGFLTAFSGARQRIGFDKNPLSFLFTHRLPHGFAPGVHEVSRNLSLLEPGIPAPLTRPRLYPTAADEAAAATYSEAGPYICIAPTSVWFTKQFPREQWAKLLRALPAHYTVYLLGGPPDAAECQDLLEKAGRPRVINLAGKLSLLASAALMRGAVLNYVNDSAPQHLASAVDAPTCAVFCSTVPYFGFGPLSSFARVVEIAEELECKPCGLHGYRKCPLGHFRCAHGIETQQLLGVLAEAEAWAAPVAAAR
- a CDS encoding YDG/SRA domain-containing protein yields the protein MAQPQFGHVGSYLPGDTFRSRLELRLSGMHRPVRAGIAGSQHTGAESIVMSQVYEDDVFTEDEIIYTGQGGRDPKSGHQVSDQVLNDRNLALVKSTETGLPVRVFRKVLDELSNELVFRYEGLYRVVGHAFETGKSGKGVWQFRLVPFQA
- a CDS encoding O-methyltransferase, with translation MYHADELQQYADDHTSPEPPLLGRLVRETHLQTLMPRMLSGHYQGRLLSMLSQMVQPRRVLELGTFTGYSALCLAEGLAPDGELHTVEQNPELRSRVERYVEQAGLGGRVHLYIGDAEQVIPTLAETWDMVFIDADKIRNRVYYELVLPQVRMGGFILIDNVLWSGKALPSYPLKPADKDAHAVRDFNDFVQQDERVENVFLPIRDGLFLVRKR